gagcgtgagcaggaggagcagagggagagggagagagattctcaagccgGCTCCTCGCTGATCACCGAGCCCGTCGCGGGGttccatcccaccaccccaagatcatgacatgaccagaaaccaagagtcagatgcttaactgatggtgCCGCCCACCCAAGCGCACCTCCCCATCATATTTTGTAATTGTCCTTTCTGGATTTGTCAAGCAGTGTAAATGCAGGTAACGTTTCCCTGAGAAAACATTAGAGGACTGATTCCCAAGTTTCTTTccgtgcaccccccccccacagagaGAGGTACTAAGGGACCGCAAGTTCTTACTTTACTGAGAATCTTCGTTCGTAAGTGAATCCCTTCCTCCATGGCCAGGCCGTTGGGAGGGTTAGAGCGAGCGCAAGCAGCCGGTGCCACAGACTGTGGGCATCAGGGGGAGACTGCGGCGCCACTGAGGGCCGGCAGGACCCTCTGAGAGGTCCAAGTAGGCATGGGACGGGTCCTTTGAGAGACCGAGTATGCATTTTTCTCCCTATTTGTGGGACCTAGTCTCGTCTTCGATGAAAATGAAGTCGATCCACCACACAGTGGGGAGAATGCATTCCCCAGAAGACAAACATTTTCAGAATAAATATCCTATATGGGACCTTTGGCCCCAACTCACCTATAAGCACAGGTGAAGGGACCGTGGCTGGTggggcacctgcttcctcctgctccGTTCTGGCAGGCGCCGGACCGCTCCCTGACGGGCAGCAGGCATCTGCTGGGCTCCCCACCACCACAACGGGTCAGAGCCCCCAGCCTCTGGGACCACCGAGCGGGAGCCTGAGCAGCAACAGCGTTTGCAGCAGATGAAGCAGGCCCGTGTGCAACAGCGGGCCGGGACGGGCCCTCCCCACTGTGGGGGCGCCCCGCTGCCCAGAGAAACGCTCACCAGCTtcgcccccttcccctcccctgatCCTCCAAGTTCATCCAAGTTCACCGTCCTCTCTCCCCTTCGCCCTCCTGCACCcagtccggggggggggggcgcgctgTCCCCAGAGCCGGGGCAGCAGAGGGGAGGGTCTCCAGCTCACCTGCATTTCACTTCCCGAAGGGCCACTAGAGATGCCTGCAGGTCCGTCCCACGCTTCTCCTTCAGGCTCTGATAGGACgcctggaggctgaggtggagCTCCCTGGCGGCCTTCAGGTCTCCCTTCATCTTCTGCAACAGCAAGTCGCGCCGCTGGGTCTCGGAGGGCTTCCCTGGCTGCGAGGCGGGAAAGTGACTCTCCAGGGGCACGTGTCTGACGACGTCCGACAGCTTGGTGGACAGGCCGTCTGCCCGGCCCGGCTTGGGAGGCTCCGAAAACGCGGTCTTCTCGCCGGGCTGCTTGCACTCGTCCAGGCCGCTCTTTGCCTTCGGCGCGGAGCCCCTGGGCCTGCGGCCTTCCTGCAGCTCCCGCAGCTGCTGCTGGCAATGGCGGAGCCTTCGCTCGATCTGGGCGATGGCGGCAGAGGCGCGTTGGTTCACCCTCTCGAAGGCCTGCCGGATGTGGGGGGCCTGGTGCCGGTCGGCTCTGGACACCAGCTTGAGGTAGCCCATGGTGTTCTCATCCCGGCTGGCCTTCTCCACTCTCAGCTGCTCGCAGAGGTAGAGGATGCGGTGCCGGACACTGTCCTGTAAGTGCCGGGCCAGCTCCCCAGCTGGGAGACTGCGATGGCCGCTGGGGCCGTCCTCGGCGGATGGCAGGGGCCGGCTCGAGGGACTGTTGGAGGCACTGTGGGCGGGGACGCTGGAGGGCACTGTGGCACTTGAGCTCTTGCTGTCTTCCGCCTGCGTTGGGAAACGAGAAATCATTAACAGGACTTCTTTGAGCTACAAATAGTAGGACAGGACATGGAATTGCCTCCTGCTAAAAATACGTAGGCGTAAGCACAGATACTCACACGTGCAAGACTTGTGCATTCAAGATGGGC
This region of Meles meles chromosome X, mMelMel3.1 paternal haplotype, whole genome shotgun sequence genomic DNA includes:
- the TEX28 gene encoding testis-specific protein TEX28, coding for MVLKAEDSKSSSATVPSSVPAHSASNSPSSRPLPSAEDGPSGHRSLPAGELARHLQDSVRHRILYLCEQLRVEKASRDENTMGYLKLVSRADRHQAPHIRQAFERVNQRASAAIAQIERRLRHCQQQLRELQEGRRPRGSAPKAKSGLDECKQPGEKTAFSEPPKPGRADGLSTKLSDVVRHVPLESHFPASQPGKPSETQRRDLLLQKMKGDLKAARELHLSLQASYQSLKEKRGTDLQASLVALREVKCRHARLAERVGEHVQGHLGEIHRLKQTLASAEEKVAYLSYERAKEIWEVMETFKNRLSKLEALQRATQVEMLENCRTHPQRFVLRCASLLLTLATVFLVFVSTVCACPLPLVNSRLRTCTTLALIGLGALAWQKRHALPAADWQAWVPSGWRLYSKDSKPLSDGT